The following nucleotide sequence is from Microbacterium arborescens.
GGGTCGTCATGAAGGCGTGGCGCGCCACGCCGAATGCGGCCGCGCAGATGCCGATGAGGAAGACGGATGCCGCGAACACCCCGAGCACCGGCGCGAACGCCATCGCCGCCACGCCGACGAGGGCGAGAAGACCCGCGATGATCATGGTCGCCCGCTCGCCGATGCGCGCAACCGCCCACCCCGCAGGGAGATTGCCGCACAGTTGGCCGACGACCAGAGCTGCGGCCACCAGCGCCGAGGTAGCGACATCCGCGCCGAGCTGCGCGGCGATCACGGGGATCAGGGGGATGACCGCGCCCTCGCCGAGCCCGAACAGCGTCGTCGGCCCGTAGATCATCGGGGCGAGACGCCAGAGAACGCGGCGGATCGGTTCGTTCTCGTCGCTGGCTCCCATTGCTTCCACGATACTCTGGAGTGCCATGCTCGAATTCGATATCTCCGCCGACATCCAGGCCCTGCGCTCCACGTTCGCCGACATCCAGGCGGTGGTCGACGTCGAGGCGCTCCGGGCCGAGATCGCCCGCCTCTCCGAGGAGGCCGGCGCGCCCGATCTCTGGGACGACGTCGAGAAGGCGCAGAAGGTCACCAGCGCGCTCAGCCACCGCCAGGCCGAGCTCAAGCGCGTCACCGAGGTCGAGCGCCGCCTCGACGATCTCGATGTGCTGGTGGAGCTCGCGATCGAGATGGACGACGAGGAATCTGCCGATGAAGCTCGCAAGGAGCTGAAGCAGCTCGAAGAGGTCATCGGTCAGCTCGAGGTCCAGACGCTCCTCGACGGCGAATACGACGACCGCGCCGCCGTCGTGACCATCCGCTCGGGCGCCGGCGGTGACGACGCCACCGACTTCGCCGACATGCTCCTGCGCATGTACCTGCGATGGGCCGAGCGTCACAAGTACCCCGTGAAGGTCATGGACACCTCCTACGCCGAAGGCGCGGGCATCAAGTCGGCCACCTTCGAGGTCGACGCGCCCTATGCGTACGGCACTCTGTCGGTCGAGGCCGGAACGCACCGTCTCGCCCGGATCAGTCCCTTCGGTTCCGCCGACAAGCGTCAGACGAGCTTCGCCGCGGTCGAGGTCATCCCCGTGATGGAGGAGGCCGTCGAGGTCGACGTGCCCGAGAACGACATCCGTGTCGACGTCTTCCGTTCGTCGGGACCGGGTGGCCAGTCGGTCAACACCACTGACTCGGCCGTCCGGATCACGCACATCCCCACCGGCATCGTCGTCTCGATGCAGAACGAGAAGTCGCAGATCCAGAACCGCGCCGCGGCCATGCGGGTTCTGCAGACCCGCCTCATGCTGCTTCAGCGCGAGGAGGAGGCGGCGAAGAAGAAGGAGCTGGCGGGCACCATCACCGCGAGCTGGGGCGACCAGATGCGCTCATACTTCCTCTACGGACAGCAGCTCGTGAAAGACCTCCGCACGGGCCACGAGGTCGGGAACCCCTCGACCGTGTTCGACGGCGACCTCGACGGATTCATCGCCGCCGGCATCCGCTGGCGCAAGCGCAAGGACGACGACGCCTGATCGAGTGCTGAGGCGCGGATGCCGCGGCGCGCGGGTGTCGCGGCTCGGTTGTGCGGGGGAGCGGCTTAGGCTCATCGAGTCATGATCCGGTTCGAACACGTCAGCAAGCGGTATCGCGGCACCTCGAAGCCCGCGCTCAGCGACGTCGACTTCGAGATCCAGCGCGGCGAGTTCGTCTTCCTCGTCGGCGCATCCGGATCCGGCAAGTCGTCGTGTCTGCGGATGATCCTGCGCGAGGACGTCGCGTCCGAGGGGCGCGTGGTCGTGCTCGGCCGTGATCTGCGCGGTCTCTCGACGCGCAAGGTCCCCTACTTCCGTCGCCACATCGGTGCCGTGTTCCAGGACTTCCGGCTGCTGCCCAACAAGACCGTCTTCCAGAACGTCGCCTTCACCCTTCAGGTGATCGGCTCGTCGCGAGCATTCATCTCACAGGCGGTCCCGGAGGCGCTCGCTCTCGTCGGCCTCGCGGGCAAGGAGAAGCGGCTGCCGCACGAGCTCTCCGGTGGTGAGCAGCAGCGCGTAGCCATCGCACGCGCGATCGTCAACCGTCCGCAGGTGCTGCTGGCCGACGAGCCGACGGGAAACCTCGACCCCGCGACATCCGTCGACATCATGCAGCTGCTCGCGCGCATCAACGCCAACGGCACAACGGTCGTCATGGCCACCCACGAGGCCGGCTTCGTCGACCAGATGCAGCGACGAGTCATCGAGCTGAGCGGCGGCGTCATGGTGCGCGATGAGGTCGGTGGCGGCTACGGCGACACCTCCGCGTTGCCCAGCCTCGCTCCCGAGCCGGTTCGCGGTGCCGCGGCGGTCGCCGCCCTCACGGCTGTGCTCGAACTGCAGCGCGAGATCGCCGAGACCCCTCCGGCGGCCCACGTCCCCGTTCCGGACGCGCCCGAGGCTCCCGTCGAACCTCCGCCGCCCGTGGGCGAGACGCGGGCCATCCCGATCGTCGCCCCTGACATCGACCTCGCCGGCCTCGGCCTCCCCGATGTCGCGAAGAAGCTCGGACTCGGCGATCGCGACGATCGCACCGACGAAGTGGGGCCCACGTCATGAGAGTCGGTCTGATCCTCGGTGAGGCCCTGACAGGCCTGCGTCGCAACGCGTCGATGGTGATCTCCGTCGTGCTCGTCACCTTCGTCTCGCTCACGTTCGTGGGTGCGGCGATGCTCATGCAGATGCAGATCAGCAAGACGAAGGACTACTGGGCCGAGCGTGCTCAGGTCGCCGTCTACATGTGCCGTGAGGACGCCGCGGTGCAGAACTGCGCCGACGGAGCTGCGACCGACGAACAGATCGCCGCCGTCGCCGAGCGACTCGAGTCTCCCGCGCTGCAGAGCGTCGTCCGCGAGGTGCGCTTCGAGACGAGTCAGGAGGCGTACGACAACGTCCTGTCACTCATGGGGCAGGACTACGCCGAGTTCGTCAGCCCGGAGCAGCTCAACAACACCTACTGGGTCAACCTCGCCGATCCGTCGCAGAGCGATGTCATCAGCGAGGCGTTCAAGGACTTCGACGGGGTCGAGGAGGTCGCGAACCAGCTGCAATACCTCGACCCGCTGTTCTCCGCGCTCACCGTCGCCACGTACATCGCGGTCGGGATCGCCGGACTGATGCTGATCGCCGCGGTGCTTCTGATCGCGACCACGATTCGCCTCTCCGCTTATGCGCGCCGGCGAGAGCTCGGCATCATGCGCCTCGTGGGCGCGTCCAATCGGTTCATCCAGACCCCGTTCATCCTCGAGGGTGTGTTCGCCGCGTTGATCGGGTCGGCGCTCGCGAGCGTCGCGATCATCGCGATGGTGCAGATCGGCGTCGGCGACTATCTGTCGTCGCAGATCGACTTCGTCACGAGCTGGGTCAACCTCGGAGACGTCGCGGTGGTGGTGCCGGCGGTGATCGTGATCGGCGTGGCTCTGGCAGCCGTCTCTGCGGGGTTCGCCATCCGCCGATGGCTGCGCACCTGACCAACGCCGGGCTTTCCCGTCGAGCATGCCGCGGGTGTGCCCCTAGACTGTAGGGCTGCGCCAGTGCATCAGGAAGGAGGCGCGTCATGCCGAAGGAACAGGGCGAGAAGCTCGTGGCGAGCAACAAGCGCGCCCGACACGACTACGCCATCGAGAAGACGTATGAGGCCGGTCTCGTGCTGACCGGCACCGAGGTGAAGTCGCTGCGCCAGGGGCGTGCCAATCTCACCGACGGCTACGCCTACATCGATAACGGCCAGGCGTACCTCGATGCGGTTCACATTCCCGAGTACTCCCAGGGGCACTGGACGAATCACGCCACCAAGCGCACGCGCAAACTGCTGCTGCACAAAGAGGAGATCATCAAGCTGTCGCACGCGGTCAGTGCCGGCGGCTACACCCTCGTGCCTCTGCGGCTGTACTTCTCGGACGGTCGGGCGAAGGTCGAGATCGCGGTCGCGAAGGGTAAGCGCGAGTTCGAGAAGCGTCAGACCATCCGCGAGCGCGAGGACAAGCGCGAGGCTGAACGCGCGATGCGCACCCGCAACCGTCTCGGCGAGTAGCGGCGGGCGCATTCGCCAGGCGAATCCTGTGATGCGCTCCGCGTCAGCGCGCGCGGAAGCGGGCCTCCACCGCGGCTGTCACGACGATCTCGCTGGGACGGAGTTCCACTCCTCCGGATGATGCGTCGGCGGACATCGTGGCCGCGCGCGCGAACATCGGCGCCGCGGGCGGCGCGTCGCCACCGCTGAGCAGTCCGACATCTGCGATCTCGACGGGCTCGACCGTCGCGTGGCCGAGCGCCGTCGCGTACGCGGTCGCGCGGGCAACGGCGACGCCGACCGCTGAGGTCGCGACCTCGCCCTCGATGCTCGATAGCGTCGCGGGGGAGAGCTGCCATTCGACGTTCGACACGCGCATGCCGTCGTCGTCCGCGAGGAGCGACACCCATTCGTCCAGTGCGCGGATGTCGTCGAAGGCGGCGACCAGCTCTATCGTCGCGTGGTGGACAGGCGCGAGCTGGTTCCCCTCGGCATTCCAGGGCCGGTCGGACCACGTCGCGACGGATCCGCTCGACCAGGTCGAGACGACTCCCGCTCGGGCGAGTTCCTCGAGTCGTGTGCGCAACGGCGCTATCGTGGCGGCCACCCGCGACGCCACGGCGCTCCTCTCGGCGCCGTCGGCGGTCGCGGCGGCGTGGACCACGGCGACCTCGGGCTGGACACGTCGTTCGGCCTCGCCGCGGACGGAGATGAGGATGTCTGCCATGGTCCGACTCTAGGCCGGGTGCGCGGGAATGGCGCCGAGTGGCGATCGGTTGTAGTCTGTAGTGCTCGGGTGCTGCGGCATCCGGGTTGGTAACTCCACAGTGTGACAGCGGCCCTTCGTTCGAAGGCTCATGGGGATGATCGGTTTCGACATCGCCTGTGTGTCGGCGAGAAGCGGGCCGAGGATGCAGGGTTATCTCGTTAACGATCTCTGCAAACCAATAAGTGCCGAATCCAAGCGCACTGACTTCGCCCTCGCTGCATAAGCGAGCCCGATAGTCCGTCAGACCGTGTGTGATCCCGCCACGGACCCTGGCGTCATCTAGGGATCTTGCTGCGTGACGGCGTCCGGACGTCACGCGGGACTCTTCCCGGACTGGGCCTGTCGACTTATGTGTCTGTACTGAAAGTCGGGGCCGAGCAGAACGCCTCTACAGACTGCGCCCGGAGAAGACGCCGTATCTCAGCGATGGACGGGGGTTCGATTCCCCCCATCTCCACCACTGCCGCTGTCACGCTGCATAGCCCCCGATCCCCTGGAAGTAGTGGGATCGGGGGCTTTGGTCTCTCGGGTGGAGGTCGCCCCGTCCTGACCCGAATCAGGCGGGGCTCGCGCACCGCGTGCCCCCCAAATGCACCCGGTGCACGCGGGTCGGTTCGGAGCGATTCGACGATCGGATTGCTGTTGGGGCCGCCGCGATCCGCGTCGCAGGTGGGTGGGCTCGCGAGCGTGGGGTCGCCCCGGCGCGCGCAGCGCGGCCCCCAAATGCGTGCCGCGCGCATCGGAAGCGACCCGCTACGGTCCCACCCGGGGCAGCCTCGTCGACAGGGGGCTTATGCGGGGCGCGCTCATCCTTTATCTTTGGCGCGTCGGCCATCCCAGCCCAGCGGCGGTTCTGCCTCGAACGTCCCCAAGCGCTCGGCAGGGCCGCCGCGCTCAACGCCGATGCCCGTCAGCGTGCCGGTGCCGTGTGGTCCGCTCCATGGCCGTGATCACAGCAAGATGCGGCGCTCGGAGGAAGGTACGGCGAAGGCCCCCGCCCTCGAGTGAGGGGCAGGGGCCTTCGCCGGTTCGGGCGGTCAGGTCTTGTTGCGGATGGACCGCATCAGCCAGGCGATGACCGCGATGATGATGAGCGCGATGCCGACGAACAGCAGGAACTTCACCGCTTCGACGAAGATTCCGGTGAACAGCAACGCGATGCCGATGATGATAAGGATGATCGCAAGTGCAGGCATGTCCTCATTGTCGCGCGACGCGAGCTCAGACGCACGTGCTTGACCTCGCGTTCCGCAGACCCTATGGGCGCGCGTCTGCGGGCGACTGTTCCGTCCCCTGGTGGAATCGCAAGGCGAGGGCGTCGCCCGATGTCGCCCAGACCGACGAGTGGCGGCTGACGCGCGTGCCGGCGACGAGGCGATAGGTGACGAGCACCGTGTCGACGTCAAGCCGCTGGATGACCCATTCATCCGTGTGCGGAGTGTCGCGTGTGGCTTCCTCCATGAGCTCGACGAGGAGGTCAGACCGCGTCCACAGGCGACCCGACCGGCCGATCTCGGTGAAATCCGGGTGGATGAGCTCGCGAAGGCGTCGGGCGTCCTGTCGTACGGCACTCGTGAGCAGGTCGCGCTCGGCGTCGCGGATGCGGCCGGCCAGATCGTCAGCGACGCCGACGGCTTCGACGTCGTTCATCAACGTCGCTCGATGACGACGAGGCCCTGCTTCACGTCGGCGACCTGGGCATAGCCCTCGCCGAAGAAATAGGTGACGCCGTAGCCGTCGCCGTCGATGTTGAGCGCGAAAGACGGGTCTTCGGTCAGGTAGACCCCGTCATCGCCCTCTTCGCGGATCCACCCTTGCGATTCGAGGGTGCGCTGGGCCTCGGTGGTCTCGGCGGCGGTGAGCGGCGCCCAGCCGAACTGGAGGATGTTGCCGCCGGGTTCGGCCGCGTTCGTCCAGGTGCAGGACACGCCTGCATCGATCTCCGTCTCACCGATCATGAACGGCCCTTGCTCGTACTCCCAGCC
It contains:
- a CDS encoding SIMPL domain-containing protein, yielding MADILISVRGEAERRVQPEVAVVHAAATADGAERSAVASRVAATIAPLRTRLEELARAGVVSTWSSGSVATWSDRPWNAEGNQLAPVHHATIELVAAFDDIRALDEWVSLLADDDGMRVSNVEWQLSPATLSSIEGEVATSAVGVAVARATAYATALGHATVEPVEIADVGLLSGGDAPPAAPMFARAATMSADASSGGVELRPSEIVVTAAVEARFRAR
- a CDS encoding DUF4440 domain-containing protein, whose translation is MNDVEAVGVADDLAGRIRDAERDLLTSAVRQDARRLRELIHPDFTEIGRSGRLWTRSDLLVELMEEATRDTPHTDEWVIQRLDVDTVLVTYRLVAGTRVSRHSSVWATSGDALALRFHQGTEQSPADARP
- the ftsE gene encoding cell division ATP-binding protein FtsE — translated: MIRFEHVSKRYRGTSKPALSDVDFEIQRGEFVFLVGASGSGKSSCLRMILREDVASEGRVVVLGRDLRGLSTRKVPYFRRHIGAVFQDFRLLPNKTVFQNVAFTLQVIGSSRAFISQAVPEALALVGLAGKEKRLPHELSGGEQQRVAIARAIVNRPQVLLADEPTGNLDPATSVDIMQLLARINANGTTVVMATHEAGFVDQMQRRVIELSGGVMVRDEVGGGYGDTSALPSLAPEPVRGAAAVAALTAVLELQREIAETPPAAHVPVPDAPEAPVEPPPPVGETRAIPIVAPDIDLAGLGLPDVAKKLGLGDRDDRTDEVGPTS
- the ftsX gene encoding permease-like cell division protein FtsX; its protein translation is MRVGLILGEALTGLRRNASMVISVVLVTFVSLTFVGAAMLMQMQISKTKDYWAERAQVAVYMCREDAAVQNCADGAATDEQIAAVAERLESPALQSVVREVRFETSQEAYDNVLSLMGQDYAEFVSPEQLNNTYWVNLADPSQSDVISEAFKDFDGVEEVANQLQYLDPLFSALTVATYIAVGIAGLMLIAAVLLIATTIRLSAYARRRELGIMRLVGASNRFIQTPFILEGVFAALIGSALASVAIIAMVQIGVGDYLSSQIDFVTSWVNLGDVAVVVPAVIVIGVALAAVSAGFAIRRWLRT
- the smpB gene encoding SsrA-binding protein SmpB, which encodes MPKEQGEKLVASNKRARHDYAIEKTYEAGLVLTGTEVKSLRQGRANLTDGYAYIDNGQAYLDAVHIPEYSQGHWTNHATKRTRKLLLHKEEIIKLSHAVSAGGYTLVPLRLYFSDGRAKVEIAVAKGKREFEKRQTIREREDKREAERAMRTRNRLGE
- the prfB gene encoding peptide chain release factor 2, translating into MLEFDISADIQALRSTFADIQAVVDVEALRAEIARLSEEAGAPDLWDDVEKAQKVTSALSHRQAELKRVTEVERRLDDLDVLVELAIEMDDEESADEARKELKQLEEVIGQLEVQTLLDGEYDDRAAVVTIRSGAGGDDATDFADMLLRMYLRWAERHKYPVKVMDTSYAEGAGIKSATFEVDAPYAYGTLSVEAGTHRLARISPFGSADKRQTSFAAVEVIPVMEEAVEVDVPENDIRVDVFRSSGPGGQSVNTTDSAVRITHIPTGIVVSMQNEKSQIQNRAAAMRVLQTRLMLLQREEEAAKKKELAGTITASWGDQMRSYFLYGQQLVKDLRTGHEVGNPSTVFDGDLDGFIAAGIRWRKRKDDDA